A genomic segment from Methanolobus zinderi encodes:
- a CDS encoding DUF7557 family protein: MSQTTTIPTTKAVRDRLKSYGQKGETYSDILERLMDMADKDEFMDRMYRRLEEKDQFVSLDEI; the protein is encoded by the coding sequence ATGAGCCAGACAACAACTATACCAACCACCAAGGCGGTGAGGGACAGGCTGAAAAGCTATGGTCAAAAGGGGGAAACCTATAGCGATATTCTTGAGCGTCTGATGGATATGGCCGATAAAGACGAATTTATGGACCGTATGTACAGGCGTCTGGAAGAGAAGGATCAATTTGTCTCACTGGATGAAATCTGA
- a CDS encoding type II toxin-antitoxin system RelE family toxin: protein MKYQVSIHPHVRKLLTALDLETKNRLVEGLRKLEYDPFANDIKKLKGTRGRQDLYRLRIGDYRAIFAIEDDMIYVLEIITRGHGYKWL, encoded by the coding sequence ATGAAATATCAGGTAAGTATACATCCCCATGTAAGGAAACTCCTGACTGCTCTGGATCTTGAAACAAAGAACAGGCTCGTAGAAGGGCTTCGGAAATTAGAGTATGATCCCTTTGCTAACGATATTAAAAAGCTGAAGGGAACCAGAGGCCGACAGGATCTTTATAGATTACGCATAGGTGATTACCGGGCAATTTTTGCAATTGAGGATGACATGATTTACGTACTTGAAATAATTACTCGTGGACATGGATATAAGTGGCTGTGA
- a CDS encoding TIGR00304 family membrane protein → MSSSQKAIQAGILLIFLGFVLVFLGTILSAGDSGGNFGGVLLIGPIPIAFGSSPEITSTMLWAGVIIALIYLFTRRMF, encoded by the coding sequence ATGAGCTCTTCTCAAAAAGCCATACAGGCTGGCATTCTATTGATCTTTCTGGGATTTGTGCTTGTGTTTTTAGGTACGATCCTGTCAGCAGGGGATTCGGGAGGCAACTTCGGAGGAGTGCTGCTCATCGGGCCTATCCCTATAGCTTTTGGCTCGTCACCTGAGATCACATCTACCATGTTGTGGGCAGGTGTGATAATAGCACTAATTTACCTGTTCACAAGGAGGATGTTTTAG
- a CDS encoding TIGR00304 family membrane protein, which yields MGRCDNSTNLPVHKEDVLVSSLLIYAGLLLIMLGFLLLISGSLGSMFKNSGEQENQEADVKGGGIIMIGPIPIVFGSDKSSVQTLLILAIVLMVMYFIVFR from the coding sequence GTGGGCAGGTGTGATAATAGCACTAATTTACCTGTTCACAAGGAGGATGTTTTAGTGTCATCACTACTCATTTACGCTGGCTTGTTATTGATTATGCTGGGTTTTCTTTTACTAATATCCGGTAGCCTGGGATCGATGTTCAAAAACAGTGGTGAACAGGAAAATCAGGAGGCTGATGTGAAGGGAGGCGGGATTATTATGATAGGTCCTATCCCGATAGTGTTTGGCTCTGATAAAAGCAGTGTGCAGACTCTGCTGATACTGGCGATAGTCCTTATGGTGATGTACTTTATTGTATTCAGATGA
- the uvrB gene encoding excinuclease ABC subunit UvrB, with the protein MRPFKLVSDYEPRGDQPKAIAQLSEGYLDNKKHQTLLGVTGSGKTFTVANVIQNIQKPTLVIAHNKTLAAQLFSEFRDFFPDNAVEYFVSYYDYYQPEAYLPTTDTYIEKDSSINEEIDRLRLSATRSLLERKDVIVVSSVSCIYNLGSPEEWRKMSVILTVGEEIEKRKLFEDLINIQYERNDIEFSQGKFRSRGDTIEVYPAQELQGVRIELFGDEIDRIAYFEPVSGKIIHELAPGESTMIYPAKHFVMPEEYIEGALRSIEAELGDQLDNLKSQNKLLEAQRLEQRTRFDIEMIRELGYCSGIENYSRHFDGRKPGEPPSSLLNFFPEDYLVVIDESHVTIPQIRGMHNGDHARKDSLISYGFRLPSAYDNRPLRYDEFERQLNNVLYVSATPAEHELKKSKAVVEQIIRPTGLVDPEVTVRPIENQVDDLIGEVRKVTAEGFRTLVTTLTKKMAEDLTDYLVELGIRVRYMHSDIDTLERAEIVRDLRKGEFDVLVGINLLREGLDIPEVAFVAILDADKEGFLRSERSLIQTIGRASRNSEGRVILYADNMTGSMERAIQETNRRRELQMEFNREHNITPMTIQKALQKELVEPKEYEEVSEVMAIAEDLSSTELSDMVIDLEAEMHLAAKNLEFERAAELRDRIKELRENYAV; encoded by the coding sequence ATGCGTCCGTTCAAACTTGTATCCGACTATGAGCCAAGAGGTGATCAGCCAAAGGCCATAGCACAGCTCTCAGAGGGATATCTGGATAATAAAAAACATCAGACATTGCTGGGTGTAACAGGTTCAGGTAAGACCTTCACAGTTGCAAATGTGATCCAGAATATACAGAAACCAACACTTGTGATCGCACATAACAAGACCCTTGCAGCACAGCTTTTCTCCGAGTTCCGGGATTTCTTTCCGGATAATGCGGTGGAGTATTTTGTAAGTTACTATGATTATTATCAGCCCGAGGCTTACCTTCCCACCACGGATACCTATATCGAAAAGGATTCCTCTATCAATGAAGAGATAGACAGGCTGCGTCTTTCTGCTACGAGGTCCCTGCTTGAGCGCAAAGATGTGATTGTTGTATCCAGTGTATCCTGCATCTATAACCTGGGTTCGCCTGAGGAGTGGCGTAAGATGTCGGTTATCCTGACTGTGGGCGAGGAAATAGAAAAAAGAAAGCTCTTCGAGGACCTCATCAACATTCAGTATGAACGCAACGATATAGAGTTCAGTCAGGGAAAGTTTCGTTCAAGGGGCGATACCATCGAGGTCTATCCAGCCCAGGAGTTGCAGGGAGTAAGGATAGAGTTGTTCGGTGATGAAATTGACAGGATTGCATATTTTGAACCAGTTTCCGGAAAAATCATTCATGAACTTGCTCCTGGCGAGAGCACCATGATATATCCTGCAAAGCATTTCGTTATGCCGGAAGAGTATATCGAAGGGGCGCTCAGGTCGATAGAGGCCGAGCTTGGGGACCAGCTGGATAATCTGAAATCGCAGAACAAACTCCTTGAGGCTCAGAGACTTGAGCAGCGTACACGATTCGATATAGAGATGATCAGAGAACTCGGTTACTGCAGTGGCATCGAGAATTATTCACGACATTTCGACGGACGCAAACCGGGAGAACCACCATCTTCCCTGCTGAACTTCTTCCCGGAAGACTATCTTGTTGTTATAGATGAATCCCATGTGACAATACCACAGATACGGGGTATGCATAATGGTGACCATGCAAGGAAGGATTCGCTCATATCCTATGGTTTCCGCCTGCCTTCAGCATACGATAACCGTCCTCTGCGCTACGACGAGTTTGAAAGGCAGCTGAACAATGTACTCTATGTGTCGGCCACACCTGCGGAACACGAACTGAAGAAGAGTAAGGCTGTCGTGGAGCAGATCATCCGTCCCACAGGTCTTGTTGATCCGGAGGTGACCGTGAGACCCATTGAGAATCAGGTAGATGACCTGATAGGTGAGGTCAGGAAGGTTACTGCTGAAGGTTTCCGCACACTTGTGACAACCCTTACAAAGAAGATGGCTGAGGACCTGACGGACTATCTTGTGGAACTTGGCATCAGGGTACGCTATATGCACTCTGACATAGACACGCTTGAGCGTGCGGAGATCGTCAGGGATCTGCGAAAGGGTGAGTTCGATGTACTTGTGGGAATCAACCTGCTGAGGGAAGGTCTGGACATACCTGAAGTTGCCTTTGTTGCGATACTTGATGCTGATAAGGAGGGTTTCCTGCGTTCGGAACGCTCATTGATCCAGACCATCGGACGTGCTTCCAGGAATTCCGAGGGTCGTGTGATTCTTTACGCGGACAATATGACAGGTTCAATGGAGCGTGCCATACAGGAGACCAACAGGCGTCGTGAACTCCAGATGGAGTTCAACCGTGAGCATAACATTACTCCCATGACCATCCAGAAGGCATTGCAGAAGGAGCTTGTAGAGCCAAAGGAGTATGAGGAAGTCTCAGAGGTCATGGCGATAGCAGAGGACCTTTCCAGTACGGAACTTTCGGATATGGTGATCGACCTTGAGGCAGAAATGCACCTTGCGGCCAAGAATCTGGAATTCGAGAGGGCTGCTGAGCTCAGGGACCGGATAAAAGAACTGCGAGAGAACTATGCGGTGTGA
- a CDS encoding SIMPL domain-containing protein, with the protein MSQENKNDKTYLAIIALSIVLVVMSLTIYAIAQGGSEQNSADTITMNGYAEQKVVPDTASLSIGVVIESETAKEATDKNAAIMSAVMEELKSIGLEDREIRTSSVSVYPVYNYEGERRITGYSASNSVQVTTTDLDSLSEIIDRSTAAGANQIGSISFSASDDMQEELREDLMNEAIADASSKAGELADSLGVEITGVQTASVNEGGNSPVYYAADREAVPMEDGAASTPIEPGESTVSMSVQVTYYIG; encoded by the coding sequence ATGTCACAGGAAAATAAAAACGATAAAACCTATTTAGCCATAATTGCACTATCAATTGTACTGGTGGTGATGTCGCTGACGATATACGCCATCGCGCAGGGTGGCTCAGAACAGAATTCGGCAGACACTATCACCATGAACGGGTATGCCGAACAGAAGGTCGTACCTGACACCGCCAGTTTAAGTATTGGTGTTGTGATCGAATCCGAAACAGCAAAGGAAGCAACCGACAAGAATGCAGCCATCATGAGCGCTGTCATGGAAGAGCTCAAGTCCATAGGTCTGGAGGACAGGGAGATACGGACATCATCTGTTTCCGTCTATCCGGTCTACAACTATGAAGGGGAAAGGAGGATCACAGGCTACTCCGCATCCAACAGCGTGCAGGTCACAACCACAGACCTTGACAGCCTGAGTGAGATAATCGACAGGTCAACGGCTGCAGGTGCCAATCAGATCGGAAGCATTTCCTTCTCAGCATCCGATGACATGCAGGAAGAGCTTCGTGAAGATCTCATGAACGAAGCCATAGCCGATGCCTCATCAAAGGCCGGTGAACTTGCCGACAGCCTGGGTGTTGAGATCACAGGCGTGCAGACAGCATCCGTAAACGAGGGTGGTAACTCTCCGGTCTACTATGCGGCTGACAGAGAAGCAGTACCAATGGAAGACGGGGCAGCTTCCACACCAATCGAGCCGGGAGAGTCCACAGTCTCAATGTCAGTACAGGTTACATACTACATCGGATAA
- a CDS encoding DedA family protein, protein MSNWELIVPYLEHLSYAGIFITLAFLGSFIPLPEEVLLLVVGYIASLGYGEIWLVIAVSLIAGIFGDLLLYFLSRRGNRLLSHFDRINDKKKIARYETLMQDHGGKTIFSLRLIVGLRIFGPIVAGSTNVPWQKFAFYDLLALAVYFPTLILVGYHFHNSLQEMISDVGILSHLIFFAVVGLVGITISVYSRRLFHNR, encoded by the coding sequence GTGAGCAACTGGGAATTAATAGTACCCTATTTAGAGCATTTATCCTATGCCGGGATATTTATCACCCTTGCCTTCCTGGGGTCTTTCATACCACTACCTGAAGAAGTTCTTCTTCTGGTCGTAGGGTACATTGCCAGTCTGGGTTATGGAGAGATCTGGCTCGTTATTGCTGTCAGCCTGATCGCCGGTATTTTTGGTGATCTGTTATTATACTTTCTCAGCAGGCGTGGCAATAGATTGCTCTCACATTTCGACCGCATTAATGATAAAAAAAAGATTGCCCGCTATGAAACTTTAATGCAGGACCACGGTGGTAAAACCATTTTTTCACTGCGCTTGATCGTTGGTCTTCGTATTTTTGGTCCAATCGTTGCAGGATCTACAAATGTTCCCTGGCAAAAATTTGCGTTTTATGACCTGCTGGCCCTGGCTGTCTATTTCCCTACTTTGATATTAGTCGGTTACCATTTTCACAATAGTCTTCAGGAGATGATATCCGATGTCGGTATTCTCAGTCACCTTATATTCTTTGCTGTAGTGGGCCTGGTCGGGATTACCATAAGTGTCTATTCTAGGAGACTTTTCCACAACAGGTAG
- a CDS encoding proteasome-activating nucleotidase has translation MSNSSAESPVDTENPNMGTNIESEDSENKDVDSLLKEIEVLKVNNENMRAKLLESSMLANSYLEEANKLKKQIEQLTRPPLFIASVMEVEDDMAVIRQHGNNQEVVTKIPANFQGEIQPGMRVCVNAAFSIISIISRAADVRAQVMELINSPGIDYDMIGGLDDVLTEVIESVELPLTEPELFENIGIEPPTGVLLHGAPGTGKTLIAKAVASRAQATFVRMSGSDLIQKFVGEGARLVKDVFQMARDKAPSILFIDEIDAVGGMRTHDGTTGSAEVNRTMLQLLAEMDGFDATRDVKIIAATNRIDLLDPALLRPGRFDRVIEVPIPDEKGRAEILKIHTRKMNLDSDVDFDKLARLTDGLSGADLKVVTKEAGMFVLRRRGDKITMKDLMEAYEKVVTEEDTSTPHGMFA, from the coding sequence ATGTCAAACAGTAGTGCTGAGTCGCCGGTTGACACTGAAAACCCGAATATGGGGACAAATATAGAGTCAGAAGATTCTGAAAACAAGGATGTTGATTCACTTCTCAAGGAGATAGAAGTCCTGAAAGTGAATAATGAGAACATGCGGGCAAAGCTACTTGAATCAAGTATGCTGGCCAACAGCTATCTGGAAGAAGCAAACAAACTCAAAAAACAGATAGAACAACTTACAAGGCCACCACTTTTCATTGCCAGTGTGATGGAAGTGGAAGATGACATGGCAGTCATAAGACAGCATGGTAACAACCAGGAGGTTGTCACAAAGATACCTGCGAATTTCCAGGGAGAGATCCAGCCCGGAATGAGGGTCTGTGTGAATGCTGCATTCTCTATAATATCCATTATCAGCAGGGCAGCCGATGTGCGCGCTCAGGTAATGGAACTTATCAATTCACCCGGAATAGACTATGATATGATAGGAGGACTTGACGATGTCCTCACAGAAGTTATCGAATCCGTAGAGTTACCGCTTACAGAGCCGGAACTCTTCGAGAACATAGGTATTGAGCCACCGACAGGAGTACTGCTCCACGGTGCCCCAGGTACCGGAAAAACACTTATCGCAAAGGCTGTTGCGTCCCGCGCGCAGGCAACTTTTGTGCGTATGTCCGGTTCCGACCTGATCCAGAAGTTCGTGGGTGAAGGTGCGCGCCTTGTGAAGGACGTGTTCCAGATGGCAAGGGACAAGGCTCCCTCGATTCTGTTCATCGACGAGATCGATGCCGTGGGAGGTATGCGTACCCACGACGGTACCACAGGTTCCGCGGAAGTCAACAGGACAATGCTCCAGTTACTTGCGGAGATGGACGGTTTTGACGCAACAAGGGATGTTAAGATCATTGCCGCAACCAACAGGATAGACCTGCTTGATCCGGCATTGCTCCGCCCTGGACGTTTTGACCGTGTAATAGAGGTGCCGATACCCGATGAGAAGGGTCGCGCAGAGATCCTCAAGATACACACCCGCAAGATGAATCTTGACTCCGATGTCGACTTTGACAAACTCGCAAGGCTGACAGACGGCCTGAGCGGTGCCGACCTCAAGGTTGTCACAAAGGAAGCCGGAATGTTTGTCCTCAGAAGACGCGGCGACAAGATAACAATGAAAGACCTCATGGAAGCCTACGAGAAGGTTGTCACAGAGGAAGATACAAGTACACCACACGGTATGTTTGCATGA
- a CDS encoding UDP-N-acetylglucosamine--N-acetylmuramyl-(pentapeptide) pyrophosphoryl-undecaprenol N-acetylglucosamine transferase: protein MKVMIFVCGEGLGHTSRCISLAREMESTGHEVHFGAYGYSAELIKRKGYAVHNIPSEVTLVGKAGKLNLKRSILATFKRGQFLSIIRISRLLKRIRPDVVISDSYYIGVMGSKARSIPTYLIINQSSMEQFFMQKGISSRIVGEFVKKFYSGVFRMIDGIIIPDFPMPHTICRKNLDFKEEILEKVFYSGPLIGKKFEEVKELELKKPHILSTLGGFGYREPIFRKVIQAAEMDEEINYTLLSGPNVNPNIFESLPSNVKVLEFIDDQFPYLRSSDIVIAPGGHSTMMEAFSFGVPMISFPDMNHTEQQNNSSALDEDGLGRKLGYSTPPEEILEGIKEVLGNKKYKDKAMRMKKLAEELDGPAAICRMLESEFSSKPRDKSKKRKLIAFSNLKKKIAVKKRH from the coding sequence ATGAAAGTTATGATATTTGTCTGCGGAGAGGGACTCGGACACACGAGCAGGTGTATTTCCCTGGCAAGAGAGATGGAATCCACCGGACATGAGGTTCATTTCGGAGCCTACGGATATTCGGCAGAGCTGATAAAGCGCAAAGGATATGCGGTCCACAATATACCCTCGGAGGTCACACTTGTAGGAAAAGCAGGCAAGCTGAACCTCAAGAGGTCCATACTCGCCACTTTTAAAAGAGGACAATTCCTCAGCATAATCAGGATCTCAAGGCTTCTCAAAAGAATACGCCCCGACGTTGTGATTTCGGACAGCTATTACATCGGTGTCATGGGCTCAAAAGCCAGAAGCATTCCCACCTATCTTATCATCAACCAGTCAAGCATGGAGCAGTTCTTCATGCAAAAGGGCATATCAAGCAGAATAGTAGGAGAATTTGTGAAAAAGTTCTACAGCGGTGTATTCAGGATGATAGACGGGATCATCATCCCCGATTTTCCAATGCCACATACCATCTGCCGGAAAAATCTAGATTTTAAAGAAGAAATACTGGAAAAGGTGTTCTACAGCGGACCACTCATAGGCAAAAAGTTTGAAGAGGTAAAGGAGCTGGAACTCAAAAAACCCCATATCCTTTCCACACTTGGTGGTTTTGGCTATCGTGAGCCTATTTTCAGAAAAGTTATCCAGGCTGCCGAGATGGATGAGGAGATCAATTACACACTGCTTTCAGGACCGAATGTGAATCCGAATATATTCGAATCACTGCCCTCCAATGTGAAAGTACTTGAATTCATTGACGACCAGTTTCCCTATCTGAGATCATCAGACATTGTCATCGCTCCGGGAGGGCACAGCACCATGATGGAGGCTTTCAGTTTCGGAGTACCCATGATATCCTTCCCGGATATGAACCACACCGAGCAGCAGAACAACTCATCCGCCCTTGATGAGGACGGACTTGGCAGGAAACTCGGATACTCAACACCACCTGAAGAGATACTGGAAGGCATCAAGGAAGTTCTGGGAAATAAAAAGTACAAAGACAAAGCCATGCGAATGAAGAAGCTGGCTGAGGAACTTGACGGACCCGCAGCAATATGCAGGATGCTTGAATCGGAGTTCAGCAGTAAACCCAGAGATAAGAGCAAGAAACGCAAACTTATTGCGTTCAGCAATCTAAAGAAGAAAATAGCAGTCAAAAAAAGGCATTAA
- a CDS encoding ATP-binding cassette domain-containing protein — MADAAIHTEKITKKYDGLTAVDNVDITVEKGELFGLLGPNGAGKSTLIGMLSTMIRPSSGNASVWGYDIRSDSTKVRKSIGVVFQDTTLDQKLTGRENLDLHGRLYGLPKKLRHQRISEVLELVELSQWEDEIVQKYSGGMMRRLEIARGLMHHPNVLFMDEPTLGLDPQTRNHIWDYIKDLNREKSITIILTTHYMEEADRLCKRLAIIDHGKIIARGTPQELKSALGGDILTLELATTEGAGKLTEHYKANPSSGSVSASDNIVKITTADGERTIPEVLKITSQLDLDIRSVSLHKPTLDDVFLHHTGKGIRDAESGAGTMKTLRRRSRAGK, encoded by the coding sequence TTGGCCGACGCTGCAATCCACACGGAAAAGATAACAAAGAAATATGACGGGCTGACTGCTGTTGACAATGTAGATATCACTGTTGAGAAGGGAGAGTTATTCGGACTTCTCGGTCCCAACGGTGCGGGTAAGTCCACACTTATCGGCATGCTCTCCACCATGATACGACCCAGCTCGGGAAATGCCTCGGTCTGGGGTTATGACATCAGGTCTGATTCCACAAAGGTACGCAAGTCCATTGGCGTTGTTTTCCAGGATACCACCCTTGACCAGAAACTCACCGGAAGGGAGAATCTGGACCTTCACGGACGGCTGTACGGATTGCCAAAGAAACTGCGCCACCAGAGAATCAGTGAAGTGCTGGAACTGGTGGAGCTCTCGCAATGGGAAGACGAGATAGTACAGAAATACTCCGGCGGAATGATGCGCAGGCTTGAGATCGCCAGGGGACTGATGCACCATCCCAACGTCCTTTTCATGGACGAGCCCACGCTCGGACTCGATCCCCAGACAAGGAACCATATCTGGGACTACATAAAAGATCTCAACCGGGAAAAGAGCATCACCATCATACTCACGACCCATTACATGGAAGAGGCCGACAGGCTCTGCAAACGTCTGGCCATTATCGACCATGGAAAGATTATCGCCAGGGGAACTCCGCAGGAATTAAAATCTGCGCTCGGCGGGGATATACTCACACTCGAGCTTGCAACAACAGAAGGCGCCGGAAAGTTAACCGAACACTACAAAGCAAACCCATCGTCCGGCAGCGTATCCGCATCTGACAACATTGTTAAGATAACAACCGCGGACGGTGAGCGCACTATACCCGAAGTATTAAAGATCACATCACAGCTTGACCTGGATATCCGGTCAGTGAGCCTGCACAAGCCAACCCTTGACGATGTTTTCCTTCACCACACCGGAAAAGGCATCAGGGATGCAGAGTCCGGTGCCGGAACAATGAAAACACTCAGAAGGCGCAGCAGGGCAGGCAAATAA